The genomic stretch TTTCAGCTCTTTTTAGATGCAGTTCAGAACTAAAAGAGAGAGGCACCACAAGCTGGGATGAGGAACAAAATGTCTCTCTCCAAAGCCCACCCCACCTTTCTCATTTGTCACTTgtgaaaaagcaaagtgaaaaaagtGAGGGGGGAAATAAGAGTGtgagaagttttttttcctcctgcttccttgTGTGCAGGCATGGGTCCCAGCAGCCCCTGCTCAGGGTGCTGCAGCAACAGAGCCAGGGCCATAACTCTACATCTGCTGCGAGGAGATAGCAAAGGGCTGCTGGACACTACCTGACCCTGTGTCTGGAGTGAACGTCCCAAGTTTCTCTGTCACTTGTCCTGGTCTGCTGGGATTCTGAGTGTCAGTGTATCCCCCAGCTGGGAGCAGGTCCACATGCTCCTCTCATTGAAACAGCTTCTCCAAGGGACCCAACTATAGTGTTTTCCTTTTGGTTTCTCAAACTTTACAAAAGTGGTCATGTTGCCAAGTGCTTGAACAGAGCTATGGCTCCAAGCAAGTGCTCAGAAAATCTAGTGGTACATCTTAATGGCCTAACTCTGTGTTTCTGTCTCCACAGCAAACATCTTGACAGTCATCATCCTTTCCCAGCTTGTGGCTCGCAGACAGAAGTCCTCCTATAACTATCTTCTAGCTCTAGCTGCTGCTGACATCCTGGTTCTCTTCTTCATCGTCTTTGTTGACTTTCTCATGGAAGACTTCATCTTAAACAAACAGATGCCTCAGGTACTGGACAAAATAATTGAGGTCTTGGAATTTTCTTCCATCCACACCTCCATTTGGATTACGGTTCCACTAACGATTGATAGGTATATAGCTGTGTGTCATCCACTGAAGTATCACACAGTCTCCTACCCTGCTCGTACTCGGAAAGTCATTGTAAGTGTCTATATCACCTGCTTCTTGACCAGCATTCCCTACTACTGGTGGCCCAACATTTGGATCGAAGACTACATAAGCACATCAATGCATCACGTCCTCATCTGGATCCACTGCTTTACTGTTTACTTAGTGCCCTGCTCCATCTTCTTCATCCTGAATTCCATCATCGTGTACAAGCTGCGGCGCAAGAGCCATTTCCGACTGCGAGGGTACTCCACAGGGAAAACAACAGCCATTTTGTTTACTATAACTTCTATTTTTGCCATACTTTGGGCACCAAGAATAATCATGATTTTGTATCACCTCTACGTGTCGCCTATAAACAACAGCTGGGTGGTACATATTGTGTCGGACATCGCCAATATGCTAGCACTGCTGAACActgcaattaatttcttcctctACTGTTTTATTAGCAAAAGATTTCGCACAATGGCAGCTGCCACACTGAAAGCCTTCTTTAAGTGTCAGAAGCAACCTGTGCAATTCTATACAAACCATAACTTTTCCATAACAAGCAGCCCTTG from Numenius arquata chromosome 14, bNumArq3.hap1.1, whole genome shotgun sequence encodes the following:
- the GPR139 gene encoding probable G-protein coupled receptor 139, with product MEHNHLHLHNGSLLAHHRYGCGLGYAPVVYYSLLLCLGLPANILTVIILSQLVARRQKSSYNYLLALAAADILVLFFIVFVDFLMEDFILNKQMPQVLDKIIEVLEFSSIHTSIWITVPLTIDRYIAVCHPLKYHTVSYPARTRKVIVSVYITCFLTSIPYYWWPNIWIEDYISTSMHHVLIWIHCFTVYLVPCSIFFILNSIIVYKLRRKSHFRLRGYSTGKTTAILFTITSIFAILWAPRIIMILYHLYVSPINNSWVVHIVSDIANMLALLNTAINFFLYCFISKRFRTMAAATLKAFFKCQKQPVQFYTNHNFSITSSPWISPANSHCIKMLVYQYDKNGKPIKISP